In the genome of Tropicibacter oceani, one region contains:
- the rpmC gene encoding 50S ribosomal protein L29, translating into MNAQELRDKTPDQLRDTLVQLKKEAFNLRFQQATGQMENTARMRQVRRDVAKVKTVLNEKAAAAASEA; encoded by the coding sequence ATGAACGCCCAGGAACTCCGTGACAAGACCCCGGACCAGCTCCGGGACACCCTTGTCCAATTGAAAAAAGAGGCCTTCAACCTGCGGTTCCAGCAGGCCACCGGCCAGATGGAAAACACCGCCCGCATGCGTCAGGTTCGCCGCGACGTCGCCAAGGTGAAGACCGTACTCAACGAAAAGGCCGCTGCAGCGGCATCGGAGGCGTAA
- the rplE gene encoding 50S ribosomal protein L5 yields MLDVANYTPRLKVQFNDVIKPALKEQFGYTNDLQIPRLEKIVLNIGCGAEAVRDSKKAKSAIEDLTKIAGQQAVGTIAKHSHAPFRLREGMVIGTKVTLRDVRMFEFLDRLVTVAMPRIRDFRGVKPSFDGRGNFAMGLKEHIVFPEIDFDKVDEVWGMDIIITTNARQFGEHSADAQAKALLKHFNMPFNA; encoded by the coding sequence ATGCTTGATGTTGCAAATTACACCCCGCGTCTGAAGGTCCAGTTCAACGACGTGATCAAGCCCGCTCTGAAAGAGCAGTTTGGTTACACGAACGACCTGCAGATCCCGCGTCTGGAAAAGATCGTTCTGAACATCGGTTGCGGTGCAGAAGCCGTGCGCGACTCGAAAAAGGCCAAATCGGCCATCGAGGACCTGACCAAGATCGCCGGCCAGCAGGCCGTCGGCACGATCGCCAAGCATTCGCACGCGCCTTTCCGCCTGCGCGAAGGCATGGTCATCGGCACCAAGGTCACGCTGCGCGATGTCCGTATGTTTGAATTCCTTGACCGCCTGGTCACTGTCGCGATGCCCCGCATCCGTGACTTCCGTGGCGTGAAGCCGTCGTTCGACGGTCGTGGCAACTTTGCCATGGGTCTCAAGGAACACATCGTCTTCCCGGAAATCGACTTCGACAAGGTCGACGAAGTCTGGGGCATGGACATCATCATCACCACCAATGCGCGCCAGTTCGGGGAACACTCGGCCGATGCGCAAGCCAAAGCGCTGTTGAAGCATTTCAACATGCCCTTCAACGCGTAA
- the rpsE gene encoding 30S ribosomal protein S5: MAERENRRGGRREREEAPEFADRLVAINRVSKTVKGGKRFGFAALVVVGDQKGRVGFGKGKAKEVPEAIRKATEQAKRQMVRVPLKEGRTLHHDIEGRHGAGKVVMRTAPTGTGIIAGGPMRAVFEMLGVQDVVAKSIGSQNPYNMIRATLDGLSKEQSPRNVAQRRGKKVADILPKRDDAPAAEAATEEA; the protein is encoded by the coding sequence ATGGCAGAACGTGAAAACCGCCGGGGCGGCCGTCGCGAACGCGAAGAAGCTCCGGAATTTGCAGATCGCCTTGTTGCGATCAACCGTGTTTCCAAGACCGTGAAGGGTGGTAAGCGCTTTGGCTTTGCCGCACTCGTCGTTGTTGGGGACCAGAAGGGCCGCGTCGGCTTTGGCAAGGGCAAGGCCAAGGAGGTCCCCGAGGCCATCCGCAAGGCCACCGAGCAAGCCAAGCGTCAGATGGTCCGCGTTCCTCTGAAAGAAGGCCGTACCCTGCACCACGACATCGAAGGTCGTCACGGCGCCGGCAAGGTGGTCATGCGCACCGCCCCGACCGGTACCGGGATCATCGCCGGTGGTCCGATGCGTGCCGTGTTCGAAATGCTGGGTGTTCAGGACGTCGTCGCCAAGTCGATCGGCTCGCAGAACCCCTACAACATGATCCGCGCCACGCTGGACGGCCTGTCGAAAGAACAGTCGCCGCGCAACGTTGCACAGCGTCGTGGCAAGAAAGTGGCCGACATCCTGCCCAAGCGTGATGACGCACCGGCAGCCGAAGCCGCAACCGAGGAGGCCTGA
- the rpmD gene encoding 50S ribosomal protein L30 — MAKTIVVKQIGSPIRRPAKQRATLVGLGLNKMHRTRELEDTPSVRGMVRSIPHLVEIIEERG; from the coding sequence ATGGCAAAGACCATCGTCGTCAAGCAGATCGGCTCGCCGATCCGTCGCCCCGCCAAGCAGCGTGCCACGCTGGTCGGCCTGGGCCTGAACAAGATGCACCGCACCCGCGAGCTGGAGGATACACCCTCGGTTCGTGGCATGGTTCGCTCGATCCCGCACCTCGTCGAGATCATCGAAGAGCGCGGCTAA
- the rplF gene encoding 50S ribosomal protein L6 codes for MSRIGKKPVELPSGVSASLSGQTIEVKGPKGTQSFTATDDVTITIDGEAVTVTPRGKSKRALQQWGMSRTVVSNLVHGVQNTFKKELEIHGVGYRAAVQGNTLKLNLGYSHDVDFDIPQGITVACPKPTEIVIEGHDKQEVGEVAAKIRDWRRPEPYKGKGIRYKGEFIFRKEGKKK; via the coding sequence ATGTCTCGTATTGGGAAAAAACCGGTCGAGCTGCCCTCGGGTGTGTCTGCCTCGCTTTCGGGCCAGACCATCGAGGTGAAGGGTCCGAAAGGCACCCAGAGCTTTACCGCGACCGACGACGTCACCATCACCATTGATGGCGAAGCTGTCACCGTCACGCCGCGCGGCAAATCCAAGCGCGCGCTGCAGCAGTGGGGGATGTCCCGCACCGTCGTGTCCAACCTGGTTCACGGTGTGCAGAACACCTTCAAGAAAGAGCTTGAAATCCACGGCGTCGGCTATCGTGCCGCCGTTCAGGGTAACACGCTCAAGCTGAACCTGGGTTACAGCCACGATGTCGATTTCGACATCCCGCAGGGTATCACCGTTGCCTGCCCGAAGCCGACTGAAATCGTGATCGAAGGTCACGACAAGCAGGAAGTGGGCGAAGTTGCGGCCAAGATCCGCGATTGGCGCCGGCCCGAGCCCTACAAGGGGAAGGGTATTCGCTATAAGGGCGAATTCATCTTCCGCAAGGAAGGCAAGAAGAAGTAA
- the rpsN gene encoding 30S ribosomal protein S14, whose product MAKKSMIEREKKRQRLVEKYAAKRVELKEIANDESKPMEERFKARLKLAKLPRNSAPSRLHNRCQLTGRPHAYYRKLKISRIMLRELGSNGQLPGVVKSSW is encoded by the coding sequence ATGGCCAAGAAATCCATGATCGAACGCGAGAAAAAGCGTCAGCGTCTGGTGGAAAAGTATGCCGCCAAACGTGTTGAGCTGAAAGAAATCGCCAACGATGAATCCAAGCCGATGGAAGAGCGCTTCAAGGCGCGCCTGAAGCTTGCCAAGCTGCCGCGCAACTCTGCGCCCAGCCGCCTGCATAACCGCTGCCAGCTGACTGGCCGTCCGCACGCCTACTATCGCAAGCTCAAGATCTCCCGGATCATGTTGCGCGAGCTGGGCTCGAACGGTCAGCTGCCCGGCGTCGTAAAGTCCAGCTGGTAA
- the rplN gene encoding 50S ribosomal protein L14, producing MIQMQTNLDVADNSGARRVQCIKVLGGSHRRYASVGDIIVVSVKEAIPRGRVKKGDVRKAVVVRTAKEVRREDGTSIRFDRNAAVILNNNNEPVGTRIFGPVVRELRSKNFMKIISLAPEVL from the coding sequence ATGATCCAGATGCAGACCAATCTGGATGTTGCTGACAACTCCGGCGCTCGCCGGGTTCAGTGCATCAAGGTCCTCGGCGGTTCCCACCGCCGTTATGCATCCGTGGGCGACATCATCGTGGTGTCGGTCAAGGAAGCAATTCCGCGTGGTCGCGTGAAAAAGGGTGACGTCCGCAAGGCCGTCGTCGTGCGCACCGCCAAGGAAGTTCGTCGCGAAGATGGCACGTCCATCCGCTTTGACCGCAACGCCGCGGTCATCCTGAACAACAACAACGAGCCGGTCGGCACCCGTATCTTCGGGCCGGTGGTTCGCGAATTGCGTTCGAAGAACTTCATGAAGATCATCTCGCTTGCGCCGGAGGTGCTGTAA
- the rplX gene encoding 50S ribosomal protein L24 — translation MAAKLKKGDKVVVLAGKDKGKTGEITSVDPKAGKAVVEGVNIAIRHTRQSQTAQGGRLPKALPIDLSNLAIVDANGKATRVGFRMDGDKKVRFAKTTGDVI, via the coding sequence ATGGCTGCCAAGTTGAAAAAGGGCGACAAGGTCGTCGTGCTCGCAGGCAAGGACAAGGGCAAGACCGGTGAGATCACCAGCGTCGACCCCAAAGCCGGCAAAGCCGTGGTCGAAGGCGTGAACATCGCCATCCGCCACACCCGTCAGTCGCAGACCGCCCAGGGCGGCCGCCTGCCCAAGGCTCTGCCGATCGACCTGTCGAACCTCGCAATCGTTGATGCCAATGGCAAAGCGACCCGCGTCGGCTTCCGTATGGATGGCGACAAGAAGGTCCGTTTCGCCAAGACCACAGGGGATGTGATCTGA
- the rpsH gene encoding 30S ribosomal protein S8 — translation MNDPIGDMLTRIRNSQMRGKSTVSTPASKLRAWVLDVLADEGYIRGYEKGTDERGHPTLEISLKYFDGTPVIREVKRVSKPGRRVYMSVDDIPQVRQGLGVSIVSTSKGVMSDANARAANVGGEVLCTVF, via the coding sequence ATGAACGATCCTATCGGCGATATGCTCACCCGTATCCGTAACTCTCAGATGCGCGGCAAATCCACTGTGTCCACCCCGGCTTCGAAGCTGCGGGCATGGGTCCTGGATGTGCTGGCGGACGAAGGTTACATCCGTGGCTACGAAAAAGGCACTGATGAGCGCGGTCACCCGACGCTTGAGATCAGCTTGAAGTACTTCGACGGCACCCCGGTGATCCGTGAAGTCAAGCGCGTCTCCAAGCCCGGCCGTCGCGTCTACATGAGTGTGGATGACATCCCGCAGGTCCGTCAGGGTCTGGGTGTGTCGATTGTCAGCACGTCCAAGGGCGTGATGTCGGACGCAAATGCACGCGCAGCCAATGTCGGCGGCGAAGTGCTTTGCACGGTGTTCTAA
- the rpsQ gene encoding 30S ribosomal protein S17, which yields MPKRILSGTVTSTANAQTVTVLVERRFKHPVMQKTIKKTKKYRAHDEAEKFAVGDMVRIIECAPKSKTKRWEVIAE from the coding sequence ATGCCCAAGCGTATCCTGTCCGGCACCGTGACCTCCACGGCCAACGCCCAGACCGTCACCGTTCTCGTTGAGCGTCGTTTCAAGCATCCGGTGATGCAGAAGACGATCAAGAAGACCAAGAAATACCGCGCTCATGATGAGGCGGAAAAGTTCGCTGTCGGCGATATGGTTCGCATCATCGAATGTGCACCCAAGTCGAAAACGAAACGTTGGGAAGTGATCGCCGAATAA
- the rplR gene encoding 50S ribosomal protein L18, which translates to MANSKRALFQKRRMRVRNKLRKVNAGRVRLSVHRSNKNISVQLIDDVQGKTLAAASTLEKDLGMVGKNNLEAAAKIGAAIAERAKAAGVTEAYFDRGGFLFHGRVKALADAAREGGLKI; encoded by the coding sequence ATGGCAAACAGCAAAAGAGCCCTGTTCCAGAAGCGCCGCATGCGCGTCCGGAACAAACTCCGCAAGGTCAACGCCGGTCGCGTTCGCCTTTCGGTTCACCGTTCGAACAAGAACATCAGTGTTCAGCTGATCGACGACGTCCAGGGCAAGACCCTGGCGGCGGCCTCGACCCTCGAAAAGGATCTGGGCATGGTCGGCAAGAACAACCTCGAAGCGGCTGCAAAGATTGGCGCAGCGATCGCAGAGCGTGCCAAGGCCGCCGGCGTGACCGAAGCCTATTTCGACCGCGGCGGGTTCCTCTTTCATGGCCGCGTCAAGGCACTTGCCGACGCAGCGCGTGAAGGTGGTCTGAAGATCTAA